Proteins encoded in a region of the Triticum dicoccoides isolate Atlit2015 ecotype Zavitan chromosome 3A, WEW_v2.0, whole genome shotgun sequence genome:
- the LOC119267345 gene encoding uncharacterized protein LOC119267345 has protein sequence MAVTTLQFVGAFLLPLLAVASSFDPFHRDAQRMDPMGGGRQQGPFIPHEYVRFADVKRQCRSVLSAAADLKFDANRAAALMPELSFVKGDWKQDVDDGAPLMPFDGTDAPEGGAAGAMADPLPLATFMLTHVDVALRGKTALNVSGVLGVAVSRNGTAPEMGPYVSPELKVWPGSTEMKILFEGVYTETGDGESVLCLVGEAVLPRRGKDAANPWDWAKNTDRNNFQPPITHDKNILLVLRYPTTLTLTTRAVRGELTSTNGKSDAGYFGAVTLLSQLGAYSNYKFGSEELVSTVCSPQPYRDDILGDGRGIYRGGSLCGILDLFTSEDVFAVVPNWKCNSSDALCRRLGPFETDKSVDATDGGFKDVSIVMQDIRCEPSTVPGERSAKVSAVFRAVAPWEHRYTAAKRSGLSGMTLAAEGVWRPSTGQLCMVGCLGVGKKACHSRVCLYVQTTFSATRRGIAVGQITRIDGKGGVAHSPLTFKRAVHPSELWNRFGVSGGAPMSMAYDYTKAKQAGEFLTRSEPFNFGTAIAKSLLSYPRLAGDLTRDLSSLADELTLHVPAVPDPFPRERFERPFLQLEVLSLGPLVGRNSPGFPGGTDGLGKESNPKESPSSEMQAARATTLLNVSAELTLSGSPYLNVSALFLEGVYNPVDGRMYLIGCRSIYAPWRAFSAMGALEDGMDCSIEMRVDYPPTTAQWLINPTAKVHITSTRDAGDPLWFDATSLQTLPIMYREQRQDILSRRSVEGILRVATLVTAIAAEFSQLMYIKANTDVMPYVSLVMLGVQALGYSMPLITGAEALFARIAAAGGSVDGVAPPSYVVDKSQLYWIIDCVVKILILAAFLLTLRLAQKVWRSRIRMLTRSPLEPGRVPSDRKVLLYSFGVHMLGFMVILGARYVSALGRPLRQEDSYMDARGRSHALRQWAVTLEEYVGLAQDFFLLPQVVGNVLWRISCRPLKKSYYVSVTAVRLLPHLYDYVRAAPAINPYFAEEYEFVNTSLDFYSAFGDVAIPLLAVALAAAVYVQQRWNYKIISRTVKTQQKKLQHLGSRVYERLPSMSSGNFEAELVSGVNEAVGLVGPRRDASLG, from the coding sequence ATGGCGGTGACCACGCTGCAGTTCGTCGGCGCGTTCCTGCTGCCGCTGCTTGCCGTGGCTTCGTCGTTTGATCCGTTCCACCGGGACGCCCAAAGGATGGATCCCATGGGCGGCGGCCGGCAGCAGGGGCCCTTCATCCCGCACGAGTACGTGCGCTTCGCCGACGTCAAGCGGCAGTGCCGGTCCGtgctctccgccgccgccgacctcaagTTCGACGCCAACCGCGCCGCCGCCCTCATGCCGGAGCTGTCCTTTGTTAAGGGCGACTGGAAGCAGGACGTCGACGACGGCGCGCCGCTGATGCCGTTCGACGGCACCGACGCGCCCGAGGGCGGCGCGGCAGGGGCGATGGCTGACCCGCTGCCGCTCGCCACGTTCATGCTCACGCACGTCGACGTGGCGCTCCGCGGGAAGACGGCGCTCAACGtcagcggcgtcctcggcgtcgCCGTCTCCCGCAACGGCACCGCCCCGGAGATGGGCCCCTACGTGTCGCCGGAGCTCAAGGTGTGGCCTGGGAGCACCGAGATGAAGATACTCTTCGAGGGGGTGTACACCGAGACCGGCGACGGCGAGAGCGTGCTGTGCCTGGTCGGCGAGGccgtgcttccgcggcgcggcaaaGACGCCGCCAACCCGTGGGACTGGGCCAAGAACACCGACCGCAACAACTTCCAGCCGCCAATCACCCACGACAAGAACATCCTGCTCGTGCTCCGGTACCCCACCACGCTGACGCTGACGACGCGCGCTGTGCGCGGCGAGCTCACGAGCACCAACGGCAAGTCGGACGCCGGCTACTTCGGCGCCGTCACGCTGCTGTCGCAGCTGGGCGCCTACTCCAACTACAAGTTCGGGTCGGAGGAGCTCGTGAGCACGGTGTGCAGCCCGCAGCCTTACCGCGACGACATCCTCGGCGACGGCCGTGGGATATACAGAGGCGGCTCGCTGTGCGGCATCCTCGACCTGTTCACGTCGGAGGACGTGTTCGCCGTCGTGCCCAACTGGAAATGCAACTCGTCAGACGCTCTCTGCCGGCGGCTCGGGCCGTTCGAGACCGACAAGTCGGTAGACGCGACGGACGGCGGGTTCAAGGATGTCAGCATCGTCATGCAGGACATCCGTTGCGAGCCGAGTACCGTTCCTGGTGAGAGATCGGCCAAGGTCTCAGCGGTGTTCCGGGCCGTTGCACCGTGGGAGCACCGGTACACGGCGGCGAAGAGGAGCGGGCTCAGCGGCATGACGCTGGCCGCCGAGGGCGTGTGGCGCCCGTCCACGGGCCAGCTCTGCATGGTGGGGTGCCTCGGCGTCGGCAAGAAGGCGTGCCACTCCCGCGTGTGCCTGTACGTGCAGACGACCTTCTCCGCCACCCGCCGGGGCATCGCCGTCGGGCAAATCACCCGCATCGACGGCAAAGGCGGCGTCGCCCACTCGCCGCTGACGTTCAAACGGGCGGTGCACCCGTCGGAGCTGTGGAACCGGTTCGGCGTCTCGGGCGGCGCACCGATGAGCATGGCGTACGACTACACCAAGGCCAAGCAAGCTGGGGAGTTCCTCACGCGCAGCGAGCCGTTCAACTTCGGCACTGCCATAGCCAAGTCTCTGCTGAGCTATCCGCGTTTGGCGGGCGACCTCACCCGCGACCTGTCCAGCCTCGCCGACGAGCTCACCCTCCACGTGCCGGCCGTGCCCGACCCGTTCCCTCGCGAACGCTTCGAGCGGCCGTTCCTTCAGCTGGAGGTGCTCTCGCTCGGGCCGCTCGTCGGCCGGAATTCGCCGGGGTTTCCAGGCGGCACGGATGGACTTGGCAAAGAATCCAATCCCAAAGAGTCTCCCTCCTCGGAAATGCAGGCAGCGAGGGCGACGACTCTCCTCAACGTGTCCGCGGAGCTGACGCTCTCCGGGAGCCCCTACCTGAACGTGTCGGCCCTGTTCCTGGAAGGCGTGTACAACCCGGTGGACGGGCGGATGTACCTGATCGGGTGCCGGAGCATCTATGCGCCGTGGCGAGCCTTCTCGGCCATGGGAGCGCTGGAGGACGGCATGGACTGCTCGATCGAGATGAGGGTGGACTACCCGCCGACGACGGCGCAGTGGCTGATCAACCCCACCGCGAAGGTGCACATCACCAGCACGCGCGACGCCGGCGACCCTCTGTGGTTCGACGCGACGTCGCTCCAGACGCTGCCGATCATGTACCGGGAGCAACGGCAGGACATCCTGTCCCGGCGGAGCGTGGAGGGGATCCTCCGCGTGGCGACGCTGGTGACGGCCATCGCCGCCGAGTTCAGCCAGCTGATGTACATCAAGgccaacacggacgtgatgccgtaCGTGTCCCTGGTGATGCTGGGCGTGCAGGCGCTGGGGTACAGCATGCCGCTCATCACGGGCGCCGAGGCGCTGTTCGCCCGGATCGCCGCCGCGGGGGGCTCCGTGGACGGCGTGGCGCCGCCGTCGTACGTGGTGGACAAGAGCCAGCTGTACTGGATCATCGACTGCGTCGTGAAGATCCTCATCCTCGCCGCGTTCCTCCTGACGCTGCGGCTGGCGCAGAAGGTGTGGCGGTCGCGGATCCGGATGCTCACGCGCTCCCCGCTGGAGCCCGGCCGCGTGCCCAGCGACCGGAAGGTGCTGCTCTACAGCTTCGGCGTGCACATGCTGGGGTTCATGGTGATCCTGGGCGCGCGGTACGTGAGCGCGCTGGGGCGGCCGCTGCGGCAGGAGGACTCGTACATGGACGCCCGCGGCAGGTCGCACGCGCTCCGGCAGTGGGCGGTGACGCTGGAGGAGTACGTCGGGCTGGCGCAagacttcttcctcctcccgcaggtgGTCGGCAACGTGCTCTGGCGGATCAGCTGCCGGCCGCTGAAGAAGAGCTACTACGTGAGCGTGACGGCGGTGCGGCTGCTGCCGCACCTCTACGACTACGTCAGGGCGGCGCCGGCCATCAACCCCTACTTCGCGGAGGAGTACGAGTTCGTCAACACCAGCCTCGACTTCTACTCGGCGTTCGGCGACGTGGCCATCCCGCTGCTCGCCGTCGCGCTCGCCGCCGCGGTCTACGTGCAGCAGCGCTGGAACTACAAGATCATCAGCAGGACCGTGAAGACGCAGCAGAAGAAGCTGCAGCACCTCGGCTCCAGGGTTTACGAGCGGCTGCCGTCCATGTCGTCCGGCAACTTCGAGGCCGAGCTCGTCTCCGGCGTCAACGAGGCCGTTGGGCTCGTCGGGCCGCGCCGGGACGCCAGCCTCGGCTAG